From the genome of Bordetella sp. H567, one region includes:
- the ugpQ gene encoding glycerophosphodiester phosphodiesterase yields the protein MDTPLPAWPYPRLIAHRGGGRLAPENTMAGMRVGAEHGFRMFEYDVKLSKDDVLILLHDDDLDRTTSGQGPARAKTYAELAQLDAGAWHSPGFAGARIPTLEEVARYTLEQGIASNVEIKPCPGRETETGTAVALAVRELWRGAAVPPLLSSFSESALAAAHVAAPTLPRALLVDKIPMDWRDRLVQHDCIAFNVNQKTVTPELVKMVHGAGYRLAAWTVNDPARARDLLAWGVDAIFTDELATIRPDA from the coding sequence ATGGACACTCCCCTTCCCGCCTGGCCCTATCCTCGCCTGATCGCCCATCGCGGCGGCGGCAGGCTGGCGCCCGAAAACACCATGGCCGGCATGCGCGTCGGCGCCGAGCATGGCTTTCGCATGTTCGAATACGACGTCAAGCTAAGCAAGGACGATGTCCTGATCCTGCTGCATGACGACGATCTCGATCGTACGACCAGCGGCCAAGGCCCGGCGCGCGCGAAGACCTATGCGGAATTGGCCCAGTTGGACGCCGGTGCGTGGCATTCCCCTGGCTTCGCCGGGGCCCGCATCCCCACGCTGGAAGAAGTCGCGCGCTACACGCTGGAACAGGGCATTGCCAGCAATGTAGAGATCAAGCCCTGCCCTGGCCGGGAAACCGAAACCGGCACGGCGGTCGCGTTGGCCGTGCGCGAACTCTGGCGCGGCGCCGCGGTGCCGCCGCTGCTTTCGTCGTTCTCCGAGTCGGCGCTGGCGGCCGCCCATGTGGCCGCGCCGACATTGCCGCGGGCGCTGCTCGTGGACAAGATCCCCATGGACTGGCGCGACCGCCTGGTGCAGCACGATTGCATCGCCTTCAACGTCAACCAGAAAACCGTCACGCCGGAACTGGTCAAGATGGTCCACGGCGCCGGCTACCGGCTGGCTGCCTGGACGGTAAACGACCCGGCACGCGCACGGGACCTGCTGGCCTGGGGCGTGGACGCCATTTTCACCGACGAACTGGCCACCATCCGGCCGGACGCCTGA
- a CDS encoding SurA N-terminal domain-containing protein produces the protein MFDFIRNHQRWMQFILLILIVPTFAFFGVQSYSSFMSEEPKMATVNGKPITQREYDQARRDQLDQYRQMMGAQFDPALLDTPAMRQRLLDQMINQRLLAAAATDNHFSVSDETLRNTIASNPAVQDNGKFSPERYRAALAAQGLTPAAFEAGLRRDLAIGRVLDPIAQSARLPAAVAGSIEHALTETRHVSTRRFAAVDYKSKVQVSDADIQNWYDANKQQYQVPDQVQAQYLVLDEAAASAGIKVSDDDIAKYYEQNKSRFGQPERRRASHIMIKLAPDATDAQRQAARAKADDIAKQAAAHPGAFAELAKKYSEDAGSSTRGGDLGWIGPGMLTPALQKAVDALQKGQVSGVIESPFGLHIVQLTDLQPAQTKPLAEVRDQIVDEIRKQIASSRFSDMATKLTSLVYDQRDSLQPAADALGLKIRQAGGITRTGLLPQDQTGPGSASASPDSALLDNPRVRQALFSPEVLRDKQNSGVIELASDTMLVVRVAANTPAHVPPLDQLKDKIRARLVETRAADAAAKAGEQMLEALRKTPAAPADGFGGAADVSRQNPQNMARPLLDAVMRAPAAPLPSYAGARDGDDYVVARIDKVEPGKSDPEALTALNQQLSGAWGQAEDEAVLKILRQQYKVEIAPEANRILQGGETEQQTS, from the coding sequence ATGTTCGATTTCATCCGCAACCATCAGCGTTGGATGCAGTTCATCCTGCTGATCCTGATTGTTCCGACCTTCGCCTTCTTCGGGGTGCAAAGCTACAGCAGCTTCATGTCCGAAGAACCCAAGATGGCGACGGTGAACGGCAAGCCCATCACGCAGCGTGAATACGACCAGGCGCGGCGCGACCAGCTGGACCAATATCGACAGATGATGGGCGCGCAGTTCGATCCCGCGCTGCTGGATACCCCGGCGATGCGCCAGCGGCTGCTGGACCAGATGATCAACCAGCGCTTGCTGGCGGCGGCGGCGACCGACAACCACTTTTCGGTGTCGGACGAGACCCTGCGCAATACGATCGCCTCGAATCCCGCCGTGCAGGACAACGGCAAGTTTTCGCCGGAGCGCTACCGCGCCGCGCTGGCCGCGCAGGGCCTGACGCCGGCGGCGTTCGAAGCCGGCCTGCGCCGCGACCTGGCCATCGGCCGCGTCCTGGACCCGATCGCGCAATCGGCGCGGCTGCCCGCCGCCGTGGCCGGCTCCATCGAGCATGCGCTGACCGAAACCCGCCACGTGTCGACGCGGCGCTTTGCCGCCGTCGATTACAAGAGCAAGGTGCAGGTCAGCGACGCGGACATCCAGAATTGGTATGACGCCAACAAGCAGCAGTACCAGGTGCCCGACCAGGTCCAGGCGCAATACCTGGTGCTGGACGAAGCCGCCGCCAGCGCCGGCATCAAGGTCAGCGACGACGATATCGCCAAGTACTACGAGCAGAACAAAAGCCGCTTCGGCCAGCCCGAGCGCCGCCGCGCCAGCCATATCATGATCAAGCTGGCGCCCGATGCGACGGACGCCCAGCGCCAAGCGGCCCGCGCCAAGGCGGACGATATCGCCAAGCAGGCCGCCGCCCATCCCGGCGCCTTCGCCGAGCTGGCCAAGAAGTATTCCGAGGATGCCGGTTCCAGCACCCGCGGCGGCGACCTGGGCTGGATCGGTCCGGGCATGCTGACCCCGGCGCTGCAAAAGGCGGTCGACGCGCTGCAGAAGGGCCAGGTCTCCGGCGTGATCGAAAGCCCCTTCGGCCTGCATATCGTGCAATTGACCGACCTGCAGCCGGCGCAGACCAAGCCGCTGGCCGAAGTGCGCGACCAGATCGTCGACGAGATCCGCAAGCAGATCGCTTCCTCACGCTTTTCCGACATGGCCACCAAGTTGACCTCGCTGGTGTATGACCAGCGCGACAGCCTGCAGCCGGCCGCGGATGCGCTGGGCCTGAAGATCCGCCAGGCGGGCGGCATCACCCGTACCGGCTTGCTGCCGCAGGACCAGACGGGCCCGGGCTCCGCGTCCGCCAGCCCGGATTCCGCCTTGCTCGATAATCCGCGCGTGCGCCAGGCGCTGTTCAGCCCGGAAGTCCTGCGCGACAAACAGAATTCCGGCGTGATCGAACTGGCATCGGACACCATGCTCGTGGTGCGCGTGGCGGCCAATACGCCGGCTCACGTGCCGCCGCTGGACCAATTGAAGGACAAGATCCGCGCGCGCCTGGTCGAAACGCGGGCGGCCGACGCCGCCGCCAAGGCGGGCGAGCAGATGCTGGAAGCCTTGCGCAAGACGCCCGCGGCCCCGGCCGACGGTTTCGGCGGCGCGGCGGACGTCTCGCGCCAGAACCCCCAGAACATGGCGCGCCCGCTGCTGGACGCCGTTATGCGGGCGCCCGCCGCCCCGCTGCCGTCCTATGCCGGCGCACGCGACGGTGACGACTATGTCGTCGCGCGCATCGACAAGGTGGAGCCGGGCAAGAGCGATCCGGAGGCCCTGACGGCCCTGAACCAGCAGTTGTCCGGTGCCTGGGGCCAAGCCGAGGACGAAGCCGTGCTGAAGATACTGCGCCAGCAGTACAAGGTGGAAATCGCGCCGGAGGCCAACCGCATTCTGCAGGGCGGCGAAACCGAGCAGCAGACCAGCTGA
- a CDS encoding DUF1059 domain-containing protein: MTRKYIDCREFPSETNCTVALSADSDDELVEAAVQHACAVHHHTDTPELRQQIRTLFHEGTPPVEAPRHA; the protein is encoded by the coding sequence ATGACGCGCAAATACATCGATTGCCGCGAATTCCCCAGCGAAACCAATTGCACCGTCGCCCTGTCTGCGGACAGTGACGACGAACTGGTGGAAGCGGCCGTGCAACACGCCTGCGCCGTTCACCACCACACCGACACACCCGAGCTGCGGCAGCAGATCCGCACGCTGTTCCACGAGGGCACGCCGCCGGTCGAGGCGCCGCGGCACGCCTGA
- a CDS encoding ABC transporter ATP-binding protein: MDTGNAIEVRGLGKRVADAGGTLAILDDIDFTVPAGTALAITGSSGSGKSTLLGLLAGLDVPSTGSVTLAGRDLFALDEDGRARLRAHHVGFVFQSFQLLPNLTALENVMLPLELAGLPAGDAARGMLERVGLGDRLHHYPRTLSGGEQQRVSLARAFVVKPDLLFADEPTGSLDAATGERVIDLIFELHREHGATLVLVTHDAGLAARCERQLVLAAGKVVSGA, encoded by the coding sequence ATGGATACAGGTAACGCAATAGAGGTGCGGGGGCTGGGCAAGCGGGTCGCCGACGCAGGCGGCACGCTGGCCATTCTGGACGACATCGATTTTACGGTTCCGGCGGGTACGGCCCTGGCCATCACGGGCAGTTCCGGCTCCGGCAAATCGACTCTGCTGGGACTGCTGGCCGGCCTGGATGTTCCCAGCACCGGCTCCGTGACGCTGGCGGGGCGCGACCTGTTCGCGCTGGACGAGGACGGCCGCGCCCGGCTGCGGGCCCATCACGTGGGCTTCGTCTTCCAGTCCTTCCAACTGCTGCCGAATCTGACCGCGCTGGAAAACGTCATGCTGCCGCTGGAATTGGCCGGGCTGCCGGCGGGCGACGCCGCGCGCGGCATGCTCGAACGCGTGGGCCTGGGCGACCGCCTGCATCATTACCCGCGCACGCTGTCGGGCGGCGAACAGCAGCGGGTGTCGCTGGCGCGCGCCTTCGTGGTCAAGCCGGACCTGCTGTTCGCCGACGAGCCCACCGGCAGCCTGGATGCTGCCACCGGCGAGCGCGTCATCGACCTCATTTTCGAGCTGCACCGCGAGCATGGCGCCACGCTGGTGCTCGTCACCCATGATGCCGGTCTTGCCGCGCGCTGCGAACGGCAACTGGTGCTGGCGGCCGGGAAAGTGGTATCGGGGGCTTGA
- a CDS encoding LysR family transcriptional regulator, with protein sequence MIDLRNIETFFWVARLGGFRAAAEKLNATQPAISQRIASLESGLGVRLFERDSRGITLTAKGYELLSHAERMLQMRTDMQRAAAAQNVMSGTLRLGVSETIVHTWLPSLMEYMHEAYPALMVDIQVDTSTALRAQLASHQIDLAFLLGPMEEPRVENIHLCRYPLAWIASPQLRLGRPPISLKRLGRWPVITYTSNTDPHRAVRRILVEGGVQTPRMYGSSALSVIVRMTLDGIGTAVIAPVILGRELAQGLLQILDVQAPELPPLNYTACWMQGPDSHVARTVAQAAQYIAREDAARIAGNPLALDPVPLAVAGLGITPRPAGKPEK encoded by the coding sequence ATGATCGACCTGCGCAATATCGAGACCTTCTTCTGGGTCGCCCGCCTGGGTGGCTTTCGCGCCGCGGCGGAAAAGCTCAACGCCACCCAGCCCGCGATCTCCCAGCGCATTGCCTCGCTGGAATCGGGCCTGGGCGTGCGGCTGTTCGAGCGCGATTCGCGCGGCATCACGCTCACCGCCAAGGGCTACGAATTGCTGTCGCACGCCGAACGCATGCTGCAGATGCGCACGGACATGCAGCGCGCCGCCGCGGCGCAGAACGTCATGAGCGGCACCTTGCGCCTGGGCGTGTCGGAGACCATCGTCCATACCTGGCTGCCCAGCCTGATGGAATACATGCACGAGGCCTATCCGGCGCTGATGGTGGACATCCAGGTCGACACCAGCACGGCGCTGCGCGCCCAGCTGGCCTCGCACCAGATCGACCTGGCCTTCCTGCTCGGGCCGATGGAGGAGCCGCGTGTCGAAAACATCCATTTGTGCCGCTATCCGCTTGCCTGGATCGCCAGTCCGCAGCTGCGCCTGGGGCGGCCGCCGATCTCCCTGAAGCGGCTGGGACGCTGGCCGGTCATCACCTACACATCCAATACGGATCCGCACCGCGCGGTGCGTCGCATCCTGGTCGAAGGCGGCGTGCAGACGCCGCGCATGTACGGCAGTTCGGCCTTGAGCGTGATCGTGCGCATGACGCTGGACGGCATCGGCACCGCGGTGATCGCGCCCGTGATCCTGGGCCGCGAATTGGCGCAGGGCCTGCTGCAGATCCTCGACGTGCAGGCGCCCGAGCTGCCGCCGCTGAATTACACCGCCTGCTGGATGCAGGGCCCGGACAGCCATGTGGCGCGCACGGTGGCGCAAGCGGCGCAATACATCGCGCGCGAGGACGCCGCGCGCATCGCGGGCAACCCGCTGGCGCTGGATCCCGTCCCGCTGGCTGTGGCCGGATTAGGGATTACCCCGCGTCCGGCCGGTAAACCGGAAAAGTAA
- a CDS encoding 23S rRNA (adenine(2030)-N(6))-methyltransferase RlmJ codes for MFSYRHAFHAGNHADVLKHAILIHVLDYLGQKDTPYWVIDTHAGAGLYRLDSDWANKNAEFADGIGRLWDRTDLPPLLARYMECMRQYNPNGQLRHYPGSPWLALDGLREHDRLRLFERHPTEAEVLVGNLEKRGGMALRQATIFDTDGFEGMKALLPPPPRRGLVVIDPSYEDKQDYRHVALAVKEGLKRFATGTYAVWYPQVQRRESTELPRQLEKLGAQRWLHASLSVRKPATDGFGLHGSGMFLVNPPWTLGAQLKEALPWLKNVLAQDERARYTLDVHMD; via the coding sequence TTGTTCAGCTATCGCCACGCCTTTCACGCCGGCAACCACGCCGACGTGCTCAAGCACGCCATCCTGATCCACGTACTGGATTACCTGGGGCAGAAGGACACCCCCTACTGGGTCATCGATACCCACGCCGGTGCCGGCCTGTATCGGCTGGACAGCGATTGGGCCAATAAAAACGCCGAATTCGCCGACGGTATCGGCCGGCTGTGGGATCGCACCGACCTTCCACCCCTGCTGGCGCGCTACATGGAATGCATGCGCCAGTACAACCCGAATGGACAATTGCGGCACTACCCCGGCTCGCCGTGGCTGGCGCTGGACGGCTTGCGCGAGCACGACCGCCTGCGCCTGTTCGAGCGGCATCCAACCGAAGCGGAGGTCCTGGTCGGCAACCTGGAAAAGCGCGGTGGCATGGCGCTGCGCCAGGCAACGATTTTCGACACCGACGGCTTCGAGGGCATGAAGGCCCTGCTGCCGCCTCCCCCGCGCCGCGGCCTGGTGGTGATCGACCCTTCCTATGAGGACAAGCAGGACTATCGCCACGTGGCCCTCGCCGTGAAGGAAGGGCTCAAGCGCTTCGCCACGGGCACCTATGCGGTCTGGTACCCACAGGTGCAGCGGCGCGAATCGACGGAGCTGCCCAGGCAGCTGGAAAAGCTGGGCGCGCAGCGCTGGCTGCATGCCTCGTTATCCGTCAGGAAGCCGGCCACGGACGGCTTCGGCCTGCACGGCAGCGGCATGTTCCTGGTCAATCCGCCCTGGACGTTGGGGGCCCAGCTGAAGGAAGCGCTCCCCTGGCTGAAGAACGTCCTGGCGCAGGACGAACGCGCTCGATACACGCTAGACGTGCACATGGACTGA
- a CDS encoding DMT family transporter, translating into MSSRAQGAQAQRGATAASGPPPGSARTASAPSVSAQPLAGIALLLVSMWALSSLDASGKWVMAAGVPMLLLSWVRYASHFAVALALIVPVKGWRILASRKPREQMLRGGAMLGATLLFFTTLRYLPQAEATAINFLAPLIVLLLAPWALREPPRLSRWIAAGVAFLGVLVIIRPGGGLDPVGTMFGLAGAFCFSAQYIASRRVAADDPLTSVIWSGGVGTVVLSVALPYVVPTALPVLRDLDPLHWCVLVSTGVTGCFGHLLQIAAYRKAAASTLAPFTYLQIVSSTTTGWLIWGHFPDALTWVGIAIICGSGITIGVLEWRRARRPPARP; encoded by the coding sequence ATGTCGTCACGGGCACAAGGGGCCCAGGCCCAGCGCGGCGCAACGGCCGCCTCCGGCCCACCGCCGGGGTCCGCGCGAACCGCGTCCGCGCCATCCGTTTCTGCGCAGCCGCTGGCCGGCATCGCGCTGCTGCTGGTTTCCATGTGGGCCCTGTCCAGCCTGGATGCCAGCGGCAAATGGGTGATGGCCGCGGGCGTCCCCATGCTGCTGCTGTCGTGGGTCCGCTATGCCTCGCATTTCGCCGTGGCGCTGGCCTTGATCGTGCCCGTGAAGGGCTGGCGCATCCTGGCCAGCCGAAAGCCGCGCGAACAGATGCTGCGCGGCGGCGCCATGCTGGGCGCCACCCTGCTGTTCTTCACGACCCTGCGCTATCTGCCGCAGGCCGAAGCCACCGCCATCAATTTCCTGGCCCCGCTGATCGTGCTGCTGCTCGCGCCGTGGGCACTGCGCGAACCACCGCGCCTGTCGCGCTGGATCGCCGCTGGGGTGGCCTTCCTGGGCGTGCTGGTCATCATCCGCCCGGGCGGAGGCCTGGACCCGGTCGGGACGATGTTCGGCCTGGCAGGCGCCTTCTGCTTTTCCGCCCAATACATCGCCAGCCGCCGCGTCGCCGCCGATGACCCGCTGACATCCGTCATCTGGAGCGGCGGCGTGGGGACTGTGGTGTTGTCCGTCGCCCTGCCCTACGTGGTGCCCACCGCGCTGCCGGTCCTGCGCGATCTGGATCCGCTGCACTGGTGCGTGCTGGTCTCCACCGGCGTGACCGGCTGCTTCGGCCATCTGCTGCAGATCGCGGCCTATCGCAAGGCCGCCGCGTCGACGCTGGCGCCGTTCACGTATCTGCAGATCGTCAGCTCCACGACGACGGGCTGGCTGATCTGGGGGCATTTCCCCGATGCGCTGACCTGGGTCGGCATCGCCATCATCTGCGGCAGCGGCATCACGATAGGCGTGCTGGAATGGCGGCGGGCGCGGCGCCCGCCAGCGCGGCCATAA
- a CDS encoding arylesterase gives MRPLIRLLFVTILALLAPAAYAQTTSAATGSAGQKTILVVGDSLSAEYGIARGTGWVPLLGRRLSQQYPGWTVVNASISGDTTSGGLTRLPGLLRQHHPAIVILELGSNDALRGLPLAMTQQNLAAMTQQARQGGAAVLLVGMQIPPNYGRAYADQFRELFGKVAKAENAGLVPFLMEGIASNRDLFQPDGLHPNEQGQPRLLDNVWAGLRPMLN, from the coding sequence ATGCGCCCGCTCATCCGTTTGTTGTTTGTGACCATCCTGGCCCTGCTGGCGCCCGCCGCCTACGCTCAGACCACATCCGCCGCCACCGGTTCCGCCGGACAGAAAACCATACTGGTGGTGGGCGATAGTCTATCCGCGGAATATGGAATCGCGCGCGGCACCGGCTGGGTGCCCCTGCTGGGCCGGCGACTGTCCCAGCAGTATCCGGGCTGGACAGTCGTCAATGCCAGCATCAGCGGCGATACCACCAGCGGCGGGCTGACACGCCTGCCCGGCCTGCTGCGGCAGCATCATCCGGCCATCGTGATCCTGGAATTGGGCTCCAACGATGCGCTGCGCGGGCTACCGCTGGCGATGACCCAGCAGAACCTGGCCGCCATGACGCAACAGGCCAGGCAAGGCGGCGCCGCGGTGCTGCTGGTCGGCATGCAGATCCCGCCCAACTACGGCCGCGCCTACGCCGACCAGTTCCGCGAGCTGTTCGGCAAGGTGGCGAAGGCGGAGAACGCCGGCCTGGTACCGTTCCTGATGGAAGGTATCGCGAGCAACCGCGATCTGTTCCAGCCCGACGGACTGCACCCCAACGAGCAGGGCCAGCCCCGGCTCTTGGACAATGTATGGGCCGGATTGCGGCCGATGCTGAATTGA
- a CDS encoding FAD-binding oxidoreductase, with product MFTLSSTAIEDLKSNIRGRVVLPADPDYDEVRKVWNAMIDRRPAAIVRCAGVADVRCAILFARETSAPLTIRGAGHNIGGSAICDDCVMIDLSLMRSVRIDPATQRAWVEPGATLADFDHEAQAFGLATPVGINSTTGIAGLTLGGGFGWLSRRFGMTVDNLRAADVITADGERIHASPATHEDLFWAIRGGGGNFGVVTMFEFQLHAVGPQVYGGLVVLPMDQARDALQAYRQATKSMPEELTVWGVLRQAPPLPFLPPEVHGTPVAVFAVCYSGPVENGPVVVEPVRQFGTLLGEHLGVMPYTAWQKAFDPLLTPGARNYWKSHDFGELSDDLFETLIDSASRLPSPQCEIFLGQLGGQAGRVPADAMAYPNRNAKFIVNVHARWDDPADDAACIAWARGFFDAAAPFSLGSVYVNFMTEEETGRINAAYGANYTRLVSIKGRYDPHNLFRHNQNIQPATRA from the coding sequence ATGTTCACGTTGTCCAGCACCGCGATCGAAGACCTGAAGTCCAATATCCGCGGGCGCGTCGTCCTGCCCGCCGATCCCGACTACGACGAAGTACGCAAAGTGTGGAACGCGATGATAGACCGGCGTCCGGCGGCCATCGTGCGCTGCGCCGGCGTCGCCGACGTGCGCTGCGCGATCCTGTTCGCGCGCGAGACCAGCGCCCCGCTGACGATACGCGGCGCGGGCCACAATATTGGGGGCAGTGCGATCTGCGACGATTGCGTCATGATCGACCTGTCGCTGATGCGCTCGGTGCGCATCGATCCGGCGACGCAACGGGCCTGGGTCGAACCGGGCGCGACGCTGGCCGACTTCGACCATGAAGCGCAGGCCTTCGGCCTGGCCACGCCGGTGGGCATCAATTCGACCACCGGCATCGCGGGCTTGACCCTGGGCGGCGGCTTCGGTTGGTTGAGCCGCCGCTTCGGCATGACGGTCGACAATCTGCGGGCGGCCGACGTCATCACGGCGGACGGCGAACGTATCCACGCCAGCCCGGCCACGCACGAGGACCTGTTCTGGGCGATACGCGGGGGCGGCGGCAATTTCGGTGTGGTGACGATGTTCGAATTCCAGCTGCACGCAGTCGGACCGCAGGTCTATGGCGGGCTGGTCGTGCTGCCGATGGACCAGGCGCGCGACGCCCTGCAGGCCTATCGCCAGGCCACCAAGTCCATGCCGGAGGAACTGACGGTGTGGGGCGTGCTGCGCCAGGCGCCGCCGCTGCCCTTCCTGCCGCCCGAGGTGCATGGGACACCGGTGGCCGTCTTCGCGGTGTGCTACAGCGGCCCGGTGGAAAACGGCCCCGTGGTGGTCGAACCGGTGCGTCAATTCGGCACGCTGCTCGGCGAGCACCTGGGCGTCATGCCCTATACCGCATGGCAGAAGGCGTTCGACCCCCTGTTGACCCCCGGCGCCCGCAACTACTGGAAGTCGCATGATTTCGGCGAACTATCGGACGATCTGTTCGAAACGCTGATCGATTCGGCATCGCGCCTGCCGTCGCCGCAATGCGAGATTTTCCTGGGACAGCTGGGTGGCCAGGCCGGACGGGTGCCGGCCGATGCGATGGCCTATCCCAACCGCAATGCGAAGTTCATCGTCAATGTGCATGCGCGCTGGGACGATCCCGCCGACGACGCGGCCTGCATCGCCTGGGCGCGCGGCTTTTTCGATGCGGCGGCGCCGTTCTCGCTGGGCAGCGTGTACGTGAACTTCATGACCGAAGAAGAAACCGGCCGCATCAACGCCGCCTACGGCGCCAACTACACGCGATTGGTTAGCATCAAGGGGCGCTACGACCCGCACAACCTGTTCCGGCACAACCAGAACATCCAGCCCGCCACGCGGGCGTAA
- a CDS encoding putative hydro-lyase — MSAQPQQSGAATRPASYQARLDARSGALAGPTANVAPGYVQANLAILPKELADEFLRFCLRNPKPCPILAVSEPGDPSLPELGVDIDIRTDIPRYRVWKDGVLVEEPQDVRHVWRDDLVSFLIGCSFSFEEAMLDNGLPVRHIEQGRNVPMYRTNVPTHSAGRFSGPLVVSMRPLKPADAIRAIQVTSRFPSVHGAPVHFGDPAAIGIDDIGRPDYGDPVDIRPGEVPVFWACGVTPQAVVAAVKPAFCITHAPGHMLVTDLINSRVAAL, encoded by the coding sequence ATGTCCGCCCAACCGCAGCAATCCGGCGCCGCCACGCGGCCGGCGTCCTACCAGGCCCGCCTGGACGCGCGTTCCGGCGCGCTGGCCGGCCCCACCGCCAATGTCGCGCCCGGGTATGTGCAGGCCAACCTGGCCATCCTGCCCAAGGAATTGGCCGACGAGTTCCTGCGCTTCTGCCTGCGTAATCCCAAGCCTTGTCCCATCCTGGCCGTGTCCGAACCCGGGGATCCCTCCCTGCCGGAACTGGGCGTGGATATCGACATTCGCACCGACATCCCGCGCTACCGCGTCTGGAAGGACGGCGTGCTGGTCGAGGAGCCGCAGGACGTGCGCCATGTCTGGCGCGATGACCTGGTGTCCTTCCTGATCGGCTGCTCCTTCTCCTTCGAAGAAGCCATGCTGGACAACGGACTGCCGGTGCGCCACATCGAGCAAGGCCGCAATGTGCCGATGTACCGGACCAATGTCCCCACCCATTCGGCGGGACGTTTTTCCGGCCCGCTGGTGGTGTCGATGCGGCCGCTCAAGCCCGCGGATGCGATCCGCGCCATCCAGGTCACCTCGCGGTTTCCGTCCGTGCACGGCGCGCCGGTGCACTTCGGCGATCCGGCGGCGATCGGCATCGACGATATCGGCCGCCCCGATTACGGCGACCCGGTGGATATCCGTCCCGGCGAGGTCCCGGTGTTCTGGGCCTGCGGCGTCACGCCGCAGGCCGTCGTCGCCGCGGTCAAGCCGGCTTTCTGCATCACGCATGCGCCCGGCCACATGCTGGTGACCGACCTCATCAATAGCCGCGTCGCGGCGTTGTGA